CTGACCTGCTCCATTAAGTTTATCAGAAAATGAAGATTATGATAAGAAGTAAGTCTAATTCCGAACGTTTCATCCGTTTTTATCAAATGGCGGATGTATGCTCTGCTATAATTTTTGCAAGTATAGCAATCACAATTAGGATCCAATGGTCCAAAGTCGCGAGCGAATTTCGCATTCTTGACGACCAATCTTCCCTCACTTGTCATCAATGTGCCATTTCTGGCGATACGTGTAGGCAATACACAATCAAACATATCGATTCCACGGATTGCTCCATCGATCAAGGAATCCGGAGAACCCACCCCCATCAGGTAACGAGGCTTATCGCTTGGAAGCCATGGTGTAGTGAACTCCAGCACCCTGTTCATTACATCCTTTGGTTCGCCCACTGAAAGGCCTCCAACTGCGTAGCCAGGGAAATCCATTGAAACAAGGTCCTTAGCGCTCTGTTTTCTCAGCTCCTCATATTCACCGCCCTGGACTATACCAAATAATCCCTGGTCCTGCGGACGCTGATGTGCTGTCAGGCAGCGTTCTGCCCACCGTGAAGTCCTTTCGACCGATTTTTTCATGTAATCAAATTCAGCCGGATATGGAGGACATTCATCAAAAGCCATCATAATATCTGAACCAAGAGCGTTCTGGATTTCCATCGCTTTTTCCGGTGACAGGAAAAGCTTGTCCCCGTTCAGGTGATTGCGGAAGTGAACCCCTTCCTCTTCAATTTTTCTGAACTCACTTAAAGAGAAAACCTGGAATCCGCCAGAATCAGTTAAGATGGCACGGTCCCAGTTCATGAATTTATGCAGGCCGCCTGCCTCTTTGACGATTTCATGGCCTGGCCTTAGCCAAAGGTGATAGGTATTGCTCAAGATAATACCCGCACCCATTTGGACTAATTCCTCGGGTGACATGGTTTTGACTGTTGCCAGTGTACCAACAGGCATGAAGACCGGAGTTTCAAACGAACCGTGGGGTGTATGGACAATTCCCAGCCTTGCTCCTGTCTGCTTACAGGTTTTAATTAATTCATAACGGATTGCTGACAATGTTTAAGCTCCTTCCAGATGACGAAATTCATATAAGTGTTTATTTTTATAAATAAAATACTAAAGAATCAGCATCGCATCGCCAAAGCTAAAAAAGCGATACCTTTCCTCTACTGCTTTATTATAGGCATTAAGAACATTTTCCCGTCCAGCCAAAGCACTTACCAGCATGATTAGTGTAGACTTAGGCAGGTGGAAATTAGTAATCATTCCGTCGATCGCTCTGAATTCATATCCAGGATAAATGAAAATATTTGTCCAGCCATTTTCAGCGACAAATTTACCGTCATTAGAGGTGGCAATTGTCTCCAGTGTGCGCGTTGAAGTCGTTCCTACAGTAATGATCCGTCCACCCTGCTCACGAACGTTATTCAAAAGCAATGCCGTCCCTTCAGTCACCTGATAAAATTCAGAGTGCATATCGTGTTCCTCAATGGAATCGACGCTGACCGGCCTGAACGTTCCCAGACCGACATGAAGAGTAATAAAGGCGATATGGACTCCCATTTCCTTGATTTCTTCAAGCAGTTCCTCTGTAAAATGCAAGCCAGCCGTCGGAGCTGCCGCAGAACCTCTTTCTCTGGCAAACACTGTCTGGTACCTGTCCTTATCCTCAAGCTGCTCCTTAATATAAGGAGGGAGTGGCATTTCACCCAGCTGTTCAAGGACTTCGTAGAATATACCTTCATATGAAAACTTCAGATTCCTGCCGCCATGTTCAGCTTCACCGGTGCATACTGCTGTCAAAAGACCATCACCAAAAACAATTTTTGTGCCTTCCTTCACTCGCTTAGCCGGTTTAACAAGCGTTTCCCACTCATCTCCCTCAAGCTGTTTCAAAAGCAGCACTTCAATTTTGGCTCCTGTGTCTTCTTTCATCCCAAAAAGCCTTGCCGGAAGAACCTTTGTATCGTTCAGTACAAGACAATCGCCTGGCTTGAGATGATGTTTTATGTTTTTAAAAATATCATGTTCCAAGTTGCCCGATTCTTTATTTAATACCATTAGCCTGCTCTCCGCTCTTTGTTCCAGCGGGGTCTGGGCAATCAGTTCTTCAGGTAAATGAAAATCAAACAGATCTACTTTCATGATGTCACCCTTACTAAGTTTCTAATTTTGGCCGACTTTCTCATCTGAATCGGCCAATAAAGTAAAATATCGCTGATAAGATGATGCTTGCCAGAATGGATGTCACAATAGGGAAATAAAAGGTGGTATTACCTTTTTTTATGACAATGTCCCCTGGCAGTCTTCCTATATTGATGAATTGCATGATAAAGCCAATGATGAAGATGACTGCTCCGGCGATCATAATGAACTTCGCTGCTCCTGTCATCGTTCAGGCACCTCCATTTCAAAATGTCGGTAAACGGCCTCCGTTACAATTCTTCCTCTTGGAGTCCTCTGCAAAAAACCGATCTGCAATAGGTATGGTTCATATACATCTTCAATTGTCTGCGATTCTTCTCCAATGGTTGCAGAAATGGTCTCTAATCCGACTGGCCCGCCGCGGTATTTTTCAATGATGCCCTTAAGCAATTTATGGTCAATATGATCAAGGCCTAAACGGTCAACCTGCATGAGCTCCAATGCTTCCCGGGCAAGTGTTTCCTCAACAGCACCATTGCCTCGGACCTGTGCAAAGTCACGGACTCGCTTCAACAGACGATTGGCAATCCTTGGAGTCCCACGTGATCTTCTTGCTAACTCCTGGGCTGCAAGCCAGTCAATTTCGGTGTCCAGAAGCTCAGCTGTCCTAACCACAATATCAGTAAGCTGGCTTTCATTATAGTATTCCAAACGGCTCAATACTCCAAACCTGTCTCTTAATGGTGCTGACAGAGAACCAGCCCGGGTTGTTGCACCAACAAGGGTGAATGGAGGCAGGTCAAGCCTTACAGAACGGGCACTTGGCCCTTTTCCGATGACGATATCAAGGCAGAAGTCCTCCATTGCTGGATAGAGCACTTCTTCAATCGTTCTCGGAAGACGGTGGATTTCATCAATGAACAGGACATCTCCGGGTTCAAGAGCTGTTAAAATAGCGGCTAGATCACCCGGCCTCTCTATCGCTGGCCCTGAAGTTGTCCTTAGATTGACGCCCATTTCATTGGCGATGATTGCTGCTAATGTTGTCTTTCCCAATCCTGGAGGCCCATACAGCAATACATGGTCAAGGGTTTCACGCCTCATTCTGGCTGCTTCGATAAAAACTTCCAGGTTGGCTTTTACTTTATCCTGGCCGATGTATTGCCTGAGAGTCTGGGGACGCAGACTTTGTTCAAACGAAAGATCCTGTTCACCTGCTTCACTGGAGATGATTCGTTCTTCCATCCGTTTCTCACCTTCTTTTATGCTGGATAATCAAAACTGCTAATCAACAGAACCGTTGTCAATAAGCTTATTTTAACAGTTTTTGCAGTGCTTTCTTAATATATTGGTCTGTCGTCAATTGTTCCTTCTTTAAATCCGGTGTGATCTTGCGGATTTCCTTTTCCGAATAACCTAGCGCCATCAAAGCCAATACTGCCTCGTCAAACTCATGTGACTGGGAAATGGTTGCAGCCACCTCGTCCGCATTGAATAGATTTGGAAAGTAATCCGGTACTAGGTCATGAAGTTTCCCTTTCAAATCAAGAATCATTTGTCTGGCAGTCTTCTTGCCTACTCCAGGGAATTTGACAAGGAAGGATTCATCTTCATTTTCAACCGCCTGGACTACCTGGCCCGGTTCTCCGGAAGCAAGTATAGCCAGTGCCCCTTTCGGACCGATACCAGATACGTTCAGAAGCCTGGTAAAAAGCGCCTTTTCTTCCCGCGTCTTGAACCCGTAAAGAGAAATGAGATCTTCACGAACATAATGATATGTAAAAATACGAATCTCTTTGCCTGCGTCTTTTGTGAATACAAATGGATTGGGTGTCATGATTTGATAGCCAATACCGCTGTTTTCAATCACTATATATTCAGGACCGACAAAATCGACGGTACCTTTTATGAACTCATACAATACTCTCGCCCCTCTGCTTTGCTGTAACTCATTTTAACATACTCTATTTAAAGGTATGAATAAAAATATACAAAAAGGCGAACATATGATCATTTTTCTGTCTGATTTCAAAGGATGCCTCCCAAAAAGCCGCTTGAACACAAATAAGAGCCAGTCATCCCGGCTCTTCAATGTCTTTCCTGGACCGTATATGGTTTAAAAGTCTCCAAGACCTCTTCATAGCATTTTTTATTGCGTATTGGAATTCCCTTTTTCAATTGGTCCCGCTTGATGCTTTCAAGTTTGCCGAGATCGATTTGAAAGAAAGATTGGATGATGTTCGAGCCGTCAGGCCTTCCATTAAAAATAGTCAAAACCCCTTCATCTGAAAGACCGAAATATCCATTTGACTTTAGAAGCGGCGATATATCATCAATGCCCTGCCTGAAAACCGCCTTATTCGCTTCCATCTCAACAAGCTGCCACTTATCATATTTGGCCCAAAAATCCTCCATTGACCAAATAGTTTCCTCGACCTTTTCCTCACTCATTTCGCCATCCAGATAAATCCTTTGCAAAATGATTGTCACCTTAAGAGGTTCATTGATTTCACGGACTGCTTCATCAGGCTTCTCAGCATGAACCGGCTCTGTCTGAAATACTGGACCATTTCCCGATAGACTGATAAGGAGCATAACAGCTGTGCTGAACGCTTTGATTAGATTTATTGAAGCCATTGCCGTCCACCTCTCTTTTGCCAAAAAGTGTTGAAATTCTTTTACACTACTAGTGTAGCCAATATACACTAATTTATCCTCGGCTGTTTTCGCGTTGAGGTTTGCTTTTAAACACAAACTTTGAAGGGCATTATTATAAGAATGTGGGGCTCCTTTGGAGAATAGATCTTAATACGTGATGATAATACATGTAAAAACTCGTGAAGATCTTGAATTAGTATTCTATAATGTGCGGATAAATTTGTTTCCGCCATGGTTATCATTACATTAAAGCATTTGTTGTGCGGATAAACTTGTTACAGCAATGGCTATCGTTATATAAAAGAAATTTATATGTACATAACTTTTGATTAGCCGCGCGGGTCTTTAAAAAACTATTTTGTGGATCAGCTAATTATCAGCAAATAAAAGTATGTTATTCAAATAATACTTGTCACTCTTTTGACATGAAAAAAGAAGGCGAGATATAATCTGCCTTCTTTTACTATTAAGGGTTGATGTTGATGCTTTCACGCGGATTTCCATTTTTTCGATCATAATCAATGTTTCTTGTCCGGCTAATGGTTCCGTCATCTTCAATGATACGCAAATCTCTTCCTTCGGTATATGGACGGACCGCGTTTTTAATTTTCTTGTCTGTCTGTTTTTTGAGCGACTTATCCTTATAGGTTACGGCAATTTTAACTTCCCGGCCAAATAAAACTGACCTTACCTTATCGACATTATCAACAGACTCAGCGGCAAGCCCGACCTTACGGGCCAATTTGTTATCTTGTTCACTATTGGTATAGATCCCGGCCTTGCCGCTCCCCTTGTGCTCACTTAAGTGTCCATGGTAATTTAAATCACCGCGGCTGTATTTATTGTCTTTTTGGAAGAAATTATGATCATGGTCAGAACGCGGGACAGTTGGGTTGGGAGGGTTGCCATTTTCATCCCTGGATTGAAGCATCTTACGTTTACGATTCTCTTCGGCGGCTCCCTCTTTGCCGAAATTATGGTCAAAAATCTCAGTAAGTGCACCTTCCCTGTCATCCATTGAATCAATTTCATTCCCTTTTTCATTTGAATAATAGCCAAGCGGTTGACCCTGGTTCCTATTCGTCCCTTGAATCGCAGCCTCGTTATCCCCATTACAAGCCGACAATCCTATCGTAATCAGTGAGGCTATGGGAACGAGCAACATTTTCTTGTTCAAACAAACAACCCCCATCTTAGCTAAAATGAGCTTTCTTTCATGCTCATTATTAGAGTGCGGATGGGGGTGGATTTTCATTCTGACAGTTACGTCCAGAACATTTTTAAAACTAAAGTATGGATTTAACTTCTTGCTGGAACCTTTTTCTTTTGTGGAACTGGTTTACTGTCATTTCAATCACCGGGGCCAAACTAATTGGGGTTATGTGCTTCCTATCTCTAAACAGCCGGTTCCATTCCCTAAGAATATCCGCTGGATACAATAAACCATATAAAAAGGCTTCATGATCCAGCCATATTTTCAACTGACTGATCTTTTGAAGAGCGTCCAATTTCCAATCCAAAAATGGCAGGATTCGATTGGCATACTGCAGCATATCATAGGCTCTCGGGCCCACGCTGATCAAATCATAATCAATCAGGTACAGCTTTCCATCCTTTGAGCGAAGAAAATTATGGTGGGCAACATCTCCATGAAGAATGGCGGGCGGTTCCTGCTCTAATTCTTGTTTCACACGGTCAAAGTATTCCAATGAACATTCTGCCCATTCGATTACTTTATCGGATATATTTCGATTCACATAAAAATGCACTGCATGCAGATTAGAAGTGAACTCATTATTTCGGTGATGCCATTTTCTCGCCAAATCCGCTTTTGGAAGCATCCCTGTATAGGATGCCACAAAGTCAGAAGTATGGTCATGAAAATGGCTCAGCAGCTCAATCCCTTCCAGTCTGTCTGCAGATAACCCATAGTCAAACCTTTTCTGGTGATGGTCTAAATATTGAATACAGCCATAATATACACCCTCAAAATGAAGAGGATTTTTGTTCATCCTTAAAAATCTGTATGACTGGTCAAATCCGGATTTCTTTAAAGAAGAAGCAAAAGCCTCCTGTATCTTTAATTTCCGTAAGTCATTAAATCCTTTTAAAATAAACCGGCTGTGTTCAGCTTCAACAAAATATACATTTCCCCTCAATGGTTTCATTCTAACAATTTTTCCGTCCAGTTCGCTGTTTAAATAAGAGAAGAGACGATTGAAAAAATAATCGTCTCCGCCTCTCCGGATGTTAATATTCATTGCTCTCTTCTTCATCAAATCTTGGCATCGGCATAGCGTATCCTCCACCCATTGGTCCTGCTCCATAAGGATCCATGAATCCCTGTGGCCCCATGCCCGGTTGGTAGCCGTAATGAGGCTGAAGCGGCATTCCATGGGCTGCCGGATAACCATGATGCATCATATGGTAAGGATGCATTCCTGGCCCCATCATTCCATATGGGCTGCTCATAGGCCCGCCACAGCCGCAATCTCCGCCTCCTCCTTGAACTGCCTGCTTAGGCATCATTGGGGGCTGCATCATTCCTCCGACTTGCGGCATTTGGTTATCCATCATGCCGCCTACCTGTGGCATCATTGGCATTTGATCTTGCATCATTCCGCCCACTTGTGGCATCATCGGCATTTGATGCGGCATTTGTCCTTGTATCATTCCTCCGACTTGCGGCATCTGGTTATCCATCATGCCGCCTACCTGTGGCATCATCGGCATTTGTCCCTGCATCATTCCTCCGACTTGCGGCGGCATTTGATTTTCCATCATTCTGCCCACTTGTGGCATCATCGGCATTTGATGCGGCATTTGTCCCTGCATCATTCCTCCGACTTGCGGCATTTGATTTTCCATCATGCCGCCTACTTGTGGCATCATCGGCATTTGATGCGGCATTTGTCCCTGCATCATTCCTCCGACTTGCGGCATTTGATTTTCCATCATGCCGCCTACTTGTGGCATCATCGGCATTTGATGCGGCATTTGTCCTTGCATCATTCCTCCGAGTTGCGGCATTTGGTTATCCATCATGCCGCCTACTTGCGGCATTTGCGGCATTGGCATTTCTGAAGATTCATCAACCGTCATACCGCCTACTTGCGGCATCATCTGGTTATCCATCATCCCGCCTACTTGCGGCATCATCTGGTTATCCATCATCCCGCCTGCTTGTGGCATCATCTGGTTATCCATCATCCCGCCTACTTGCGGCATATAAGGCATTGCCTGTGGGTAACCTTGGTAAGGAATGCATCCCGGTCCAGGCAGAACTGGTGAAATTGGCACACCATGGAATGTCGGGCCGGTCATTTGCGGTGCGACTTGAAGTGGCATGTTTTCACCCATTACCGGGCTTAATGGCATTTGCATTTGAGCAAAAGATGATGATTCCATTTCCTCTGCTGGCAATGCCATATTTGGCATCATACCTTGAGAAACCCCCTGCACTTGAGGATAAGTCATTTGCTGAACTCCAGGATAACCATATGCAGGCCCTGTCATAGAAGGTGCCCCTGGATAACAATTATAAGGATAAGGAATCATCGGCTGCTGAAAACCTCCTTGAACGAATGGCATCATTGACGGTGATTCATCCATGTAGTCATTCTTTTCAATTTTTATCTGTGGTTTAACTTCTGACTTCACGCTCGGTTTCACTTCTGCTTTTAGAGGTATAGGCTTTACCTCCGGTTTCACCTGCGGTTTGACTTGCTTGGCAGGGGCCTTAACTTCTGGCTTTATTTCTGGTTTGACTTCTGGGAAAATGTTTTCTGGCTTGGGCGGGAGCTGTGGCTTAGGCTGTGGTATAGGCTGCGGCTGTGGCGGGAGCTGCATATTAGCCATGTTCATCATATAGTAATTGTTAATATCGATCTCAGGTTTAATTTGAACCGGCATTTTAGGTTTATATGGTTTTACTTGCTCTTCCTTTTTAACAGGTTTAGGCATTTCCATTTTCGGCTGTTCCTTAACTGGAGCCTCTTTTGGTGCTTCCTTTTTCACTTCTGGAATTGGCATCGGTTTCTCTTTGGCAATCGGCATTTCCTTCTTGCCACCCATATTGATTTTTGCTTGAGGCGTCCCACCGGCTATTGGAGCTTCTTTCTTTATTGTCCCTCCACCAGTCGGAACTTTTATTTTCATACCGGGCATAATCATATCAGGGTTGCTGAGCTGGGTGTTCATCTTTTTCAGCTCTTCAAAGTTCACGCCGTACTTCTTGGCGATCTTCCAAAGAGTATCCCCTTTCTGTACGATATGGATTTTCACTCTGATTCCCTCCTATGGCATAAGTCCATATATTCTATGTTGGTGTGGGCAAATTGCTAACAATCTTCAAAAAAACTTATGCATCTATCTAAATAAATATGTTTTTCCCACAGATAATAAGCTTTTCCCATAAAAAAAATCCTTCCCTATCCGGGAAGGATCATCAACATGACTGATCTAGCATGCGTGTCAAGGCAAGCTGAGCGTTTCTTGCTGTATTTTCTTCTACTCTTATTAAATTGTTTTCCAGTCCCTCATTCACACTATCAAGACTCCAGGCAAGATGCTGCAGGTCGATTCTGTTCATTGTTAAACATGGACACATATGTGGGTTCAATGAAATGATGTGCTTATCAGGATGTTGTGATATTAGCCTGTTCACCAAATTCATTTCTGTCCCGATTGCCCATGATGAGCCTGCAGGTGCCGCTTCTATTGCATCAATAATGTAATTAGTCGATCCTGCCATATCAGACAGTTCCACTACTTCTCGGCGGCATTCAGGATGCACAATGATTTTCATATCCGGGTCTGTTTTACGGACCTCTGATATGTTTTCCACTGTAAAATTCTCATGAACCGAGCAATGTCCTTTCCAGAGAATTACCTTTACTTTTTCAAGAGGGCCATCATACTCAAGAATGTTTTCAATCGGATTGTAAATAGCCATTTCATCAAGCCCGATTCCGATGTTAAAAGCTGTATTCCTGCCTAAGTGCTGATCAGGAAGGAAAAGCAGCCGGTCTTTTTTTGAAAAAGCCCAGCGGACCATCTTCTCAGCGTTAGAGGATGTTACAGTCGCACCGCCGTTTGCCCCGACAAATGATTTAATTGCTGCAGTAGAGTTGACATACGTCAAAGGCAAGATGGTATCTCCAAACAGTACCTGAAGGAACTCCCAGGCTCTTTCTGTCTGATAGATATCTGCCATGTCCGCCATCGAACAGCCGGCTCTCATGTCCGGCAGGTAAACCTTCTGATTTTCGGTTGTTAAAATGTCAGCCGTCTCCGCCATGAAATGAACTCCGCAAAAAACAATATGCTCTGCTTCCCTGTTCTCGGCAGACAGCTGGGCGAGCTTTAGTGAGTCACCTGTCGCATCGGCAAATTGAATGACTTCATCTTTTTGATAGTGATGTCCGGGTATGAACAATTTTTTGCCCATTTTTGCTTTGATACCCTTGATCAAATCCTCAAGCTCCTGCACCGACTTATTTCGGTACTTATCAGGAAGCATCCTGGATTTAGCTTCGAGCGCCTCCAATAAATTCATAATGTGCATCCCCTTTCATTTCAGCCTTTACTTTTGCGCTAATATCCATAGATTTTACAGAGTGCGTGAGGAATCCTAGAGATATATAATCCACTCCGCAATTCCTGTAACTATTGAGAGTATTGAGTGTTATACCACCGGAGGCTTCTGTTACTATGCCTTCCGGGACATAGTCAATCCATTCTTCAATTTGTTCCGGTGTTCTGTTATCGAACATAATGCAATCAACCTTGGCCTCGATTGCTTCCAGAAGCTGGTCTTTTGATTCGATCTCTACCTCCACCTTCACCATATGCCCAAGATTTGACCGCACTGCTTCAACTGCATTGCGAATTGAACCGGCGAAGGAGATGTGGTTATCCTTGATCATTACTGCGTCATATAATCCGTAGCGATGGTTGAATCCGCCACCGCATCGAACTGCATACTTTTCGAGCATCCGAAGGCCCGGTGTCGTTTTACGAGTGTCGCAAATTCTCGTGTTTATACTGTCCAATGCTCTTACAGCTTCTGCAGTTTTCGTTGCAATCCCGCTCATTCGCTGTACGAGGTTCAAAACGACTCTTTCCGCTTTTAGCAGTGAAGAAACCTTGCCAGTTATAAATGCCAATTCCTGACCTTTGCCGACTTTTTCACCATCTTTCACCTTCATGATAACCTGGCTGCTTTCATCCATCAGCTTGAAACCAATATTGATGATCTGCTCTCCGCAGAAAATCCCTTCATCCTTTGCTATTAAAACGAGACTTCCTCTGCTATTGTTTCCGAAAATCAATTCACTGGTGACGTCCCGCTCTCCGATATCTTCAATAAAAAATTGTTCAAGTAGCAAGCGCAGTTTGATTAAATTCATGCTTACCATCCTTTACGTTTTTTCGTTGATGGATGATTTGTTTTTTCATCCAGTTGGCATTATCTTCATTAGGAAAATCTTCCCGAAAATGGCCGCCCCTGCTTTCTGTCCTCTCCAAAGCTGACCGGGTGATCAGAGATGCGGCAATATACATAAACAACCTGTTTAATGTTGATGGCGATAGGTGATCAATTGCGGCATCAAGCCACCTTTCCAGATTGAATTGCGACAGCCACTCAGCCTGGGTCATGAGCAGTTCCTTTGTCCTGACAATCCCCGTACGGTTCATCATTGTATGTTTCAAAATATCTGGCTCTGGCAGTTCACCATTGAAGAAGTTTTTTTCAGGAATATGCAGATTGTTGATGGCATCCCTGTATGCCTGAGTGCCGTTGATCCATTCAGCTAGCTTTCCTCCGACAAACATGCCTTCCAATAAAGAATTGCTGGCTAATCTATTCGCTCCGTGGATACCGGTACAAGCTACTTCACCGATTGCATATAATCCCGGGATGCTCGTTCGTCCTTGCAGATCAGTCTTGACCCCGCCCATGACAAAATGGCTCCCAGGTACAACAGGAATGAGATCATTTTCTATTTCTGTCCCATGATCCCTGCAAAGCTTACTGACCGTTGGAAATCTTGAGCCAAAATCCCGGATGGAGGATATATCAAGGAAGACTTGTATTCCTTTTCGGGAGTAATCATAAATGGTTTGCGAGACAATATGCCGCGGTGCCAGGTCCTTTAATGGATGAATGCCTTCCATAATCCTTTTTCCTTCTGCGGTGACAAGGACTGCCCCTTCTCCCCTGACTGCTTCAGAAATAAGGCCACGCGTCTTTCCTGCTACATAAAGCAATGTGGGATGGAACTGGACAAATTCCATATCGGCCAATTCAGCTCCGGCTCTATAGGCCAGGGCAATCCCATCCCCAGTAGCAGTTTCTGCATTGGAAGTGTAGGCGAATACCTGACCGCAACCCCCTGTCGCCAGAACTACATGGGGTGCAGCATATATTTCATTCCTTCCATCAGGAAGCTTCGCCTTCACTCCGATACATTGAGTTTCTTCTTTGTTTAAAATCAAATCATAAACGAAAGTGGATTGTTCGATAGAAATGTTGGCCTCTAGCCTTTCAATCAAGAAATCCACCATATGCTTCCCGGTCTCATCCCCGCCACTGTGGACGATTCTCTTTTCGCTATGTGCTCCTTCCATTCCCAGAAGCAGCTTTCCTTTACCATCATCATCGAATCGGCACCCTGACTGCCATAATCCTTTAATAAGCTCCGGTGCCTTTTGGGTCATTTCCAAAACGGCTTCCGCGTCATTATGGTGGGCACCCGCTTCTAACGTGTCGAGATAGTGTAAGTAAGGATCGTCACTTGGAGCAATTGCCGCTGCCACCCCACCCTGGGCGAGATAGGAATTTCCTGTAGTCAGCTTCTCCTTTGTGAGAATAATCACATTTAAATCCTTCGTTAACTTATTGGCCAACTGCAATGCGGCAATACCGCTGCCAATAATAATTACGTCATATTGTTTCATAGATTAATAGCCTCCTGGATTAACAGGTGTCTTGACATCTATATTTACACAGTTTTACACTATTGACAAGAACTTTTATTTTTTATAGGTCGAGGCCTTGCTATTGAAAGTCATCCCTTGGTATTCAGCAGGGATATATTTTTCTCGATGGAACCTGATAGTTAGTTTGAGGTTAGATTAGAACTGTATGTGATCGGTTTCCTTATCCTGGACTGAGACCGGAAACATATTTGGTGTTTATGTGACCGGTTTTCTCTAATGAACAGAAACTGGGAACATATTGCCGTATAAGGTACCAAAATTCGAATTCAGGAGGGAACCTATGAAATATTTCGATTACGCAGCAACCTGCCCGCTTGATCGGGAGGCTGCCGATATTTATATCAAGGCATCGACTGATTACTTTGGGAACAGCCAGAGCCTTCATGAGGCAGGGAGTGCGGCTGCCAATCTTCTTGAGAGCTGCAGACAGGAATTTTCACGCCTGCTTGATGTGGAAGAAGCAGGAGTTTATTTTACAAGCGGGGGTTCGGAAGGGAATCACCTTGGAATTATGGCTCTGCTTTCGGCAAAAACAAAAATGGGCAATCATATTATTACCGGAGCTGCGGAACATTCCTCCGTTTATAACCTGATGAAAAAGCTTGAGGCGGAAGGATGGGAGGTCACATATCTCCCTTTGGACAGAGACGGATTAATCAAGATTGAAAGTTTAGCACATGCCGTCCGGCCGGAAACTGTGCTAGTTTCTATTCAACATGGCAACCCAGAAATCGGGACACTTCAGCCGGTAAAAAAAATCGCTGAATACTGCAGACCCAAAGGAATCCTGATCCACACGGACTGCGTGCAAACCTTTGGAAAAATCCCGCTGGACTCGCTGGCCCGGTCTGTCGATGCCTTTTCCATTTCTGGACATAAGTTTTACGGGCCAAAAGGAACTGGAGTGGCTTATGTCAATCCGAAACTTGCCTGGAAGCCGTACATTGACGGGACTGTTCATGAAAAGGGCTTCAGGCCTGGCACAGTGAATGTCCCGGGTATCGCCGCGATGACAGCAGCGGCCCAGAAAGCACATTCAATAATCAAAACGGAGAATGACAGACTCCATA
The nucleotide sequence above comes from Mesobacillus jeotgali. Encoded proteins:
- a CDS encoding phosphotransferase; the encoded protein is MNINIRRGGDDYFFNRLFSYLNSELDGKIVRMKPLRGNVYFVEAEHSRFILKGFNDLRKLKIQEAFASSLKKSGFDQSYRFLRMNKNPLHFEGVYYGCIQYLDHHQKRFDYGLSADRLEGIELLSHFHDHTSDFVASYTGMLPKADLARKWHHRNNEFTSNLHAVHFYVNRNISDKVIEWAECSLEYFDRVKQELEQEPPAILHGDVAHHNFLRSKDGKLYLIDYDLISVGPRAYDMLQYANRILPFLDWKLDALQKISQLKIWLDHEAFLYGLLYPADILREWNRLFRDRKHITPISLAPVIEMTVNQFHKRKRFQQEVKSIL
- the safA gene encoding SafA/ExsA family spore coat assembly protein — its product is MKIHIVQKGDTLWKIAKKYGVNFEELKKMNTQLSNPDMIMPGMKIKVPTGGGTIKKEAPIAGGTPQAKINMGGKKEMPIAKEKPMPIPEVKKEAPKEAPVKEQPKMEMPKPVKKEEQVKPYKPKMPVQIKPEIDINNYYMMNMANMQLPPQPQPIPQPKPQLPPKPENIFPEVKPEIKPEVKAPAKQVKPQVKPEVKPIPLKAEVKPSVKSEVKPQIKIEKNDYMDESPSMMPFVQGGFQQPMIPYPYNCYPGAPSMTGPAYGYPGVQQMTYPQVQGVSQGMMPNMALPAEEMESSSFAQMQMPLSPVMGENMPLQVAPQMTGPTFHGVPISPVLPGPGCIPYQGYPQAMPYMPQVGGMMDNQMMPQAGGMMDNQMMPQVGGMMDNQMMPQVGGMTVDESSEMPMPQMPQVGGMMDNQMPQLGGMMQGQMPHQMPMMPQVGGMMENQMPQVGGMMQGQMPHQMPMMPQVGGMMENQMPQVGGMMQGQMPHQMPMMPQVGRMMENQMPPQVGGMMQGQMPMMPQVGGMMDNQMPQVGGMIQGQMPHQMPMMPQVGGMMQDQMPMMPQVGGMMDNQMPQVGGMMQPPMMPKQAVQGGGGDCGCGGPMSSPYGMMGPGMHPYHMMHHGYPAAHGMPLQPHYGYQPGMGPQGFMDPYGAGPMGGGYAMPMPRFDEEESNEY
- the nadA gene encoding quinolinate synthase NadA yields the protein MNLLEALEAKSRMLPDKYRNKSVQELEDLIKGIKAKMGKKLFIPGHHYQKDEVIQFADATGDSLKLAQLSAENREAEHIVFCGVHFMAETADILTTENQKVYLPDMRAGCSMADMADIYQTERAWEFLQVLFGDTILPLTYVNSTAAIKSFVGANGGATVTSSNAEKMVRWAFSKKDRLLFLPDQHLGRNTAFNIGIGLDEMAIYNPIENILEYDGPLEKVKVILWKGHCSVHENFTVENISEVRKTDPDMKIIVHPECRREVVELSDMAGSTNYIIDAIEAAPAGSSWAIGTEMNLVNRLISQHPDKHIISLNPHMCPCLTMNRIDLQHLAWSLDSVNEGLENNLIRVEENTARNAQLALTRMLDQSC
- the nadC gene encoding carboxylating nicotinate-nucleotide diphosphorylase, which codes for MNLIKLRLLLEQFFIEDIGERDVTSELIFGNNSRGSLVLIAKDEGIFCGEQIINIGFKLMDESSQVIMKVKDGEKVGKGQELAFITGKVSSLLKAERVVLNLVQRMSGIATKTAEAVRALDSINTRICDTRKTTPGLRMLEKYAVRCGGGFNHRYGLYDAVMIKDNHISFAGSIRNAVEAVRSNLGHMVKVEVEIESKDQLLEAIEAKVDCIMFDNRTPEQIEEWIDYVPEGIVTEASGGITLNTLNSYRNCGVDYISLGFLTHSVKSMDISAKVKAEMKGDAHYEFIGGARS